The following proteins come from a genomic window of Bubalus kerabau isolate K-KA32 ecotype Philippines breed swamp buffalo chromosome 20, PCC_UOA_SB_1v2, whole genome shotgun sequence:
- the NAA80 gene encoding LOW QUALITY PROTEIN: N-alpha-acetyltransferase 80 (The sequence of the model RefSeq protein was modified relative to this genomic sequence to represent the inferred CDS: deleted 1 base in 1 codon), with protein sequence MPARGDPEIQLAKPTLDPTHQPELTLSPRLAELTLVSTCHSEMTLSSGSAQLTLDHAHQPEETPVPNLVELTLEPVHCRPELLDACADLINEQWPRSRASRLHSLGQSSDAFPLCLMLLSPRPTPEAAPIVVGHARLSRVLDRPQSLLVETVVVARALRGRGFGRRLMEGLEAFARARGFRRLHLTTHDQLHFYAHLGYQLGEPVQGLVFTSRRLPATLLNAFPRAPFPRSPCKVTPSLTAQAAPRVPKGSSSLPPPPLPEPLTSLPPPPAGPPPQSLLETQYQDLRGRPIFWMEKDI encoded by the exons ATGCCAGCCAGAGGTGACCCTGAGATCCAG CTGGCCAAGCCGACCCTGGATCCTACACACCAGCCAGAGCTGACCCTGAGCCCCAGGCTAGCTGAGCTGACCCTGGTTTCCACATGCCATTCAGAGATGACCCTCAGTTCTGGTTCAGCTCAGCTGACCCTGGATCATGCACACCAGCCAGAGGAGACCCCAGTCCCCAACCTGGTTGAGctgaccctggagcctgtgcactGCCGACCCGAACTCCTGGATGCCTGTGCCGACCTCATCAACGAGCAGTGGCCCCGCAGCCGTGCCTCCCGCCTCCACTCCTTGGGCCAGTCCTCAGACGCCTTCCCTCTCTGCTTGATGCTGCTAAGCCCCCGACCCACGCCAGAGGCAGCCCCCATTGTGGTGGGCCATGCCCGCCTGTCCCGGGTGCTGGACCGGCCCCAAAGCCTTCTAGTGGAGACCGTGGTGGTGGCCCGGGCACTGAGGGGCCGTGGTTTTGGCCGCCGTCTCATGGAGGGCCTCGAAGCCTTTGCTCGGGCCCGGGGCTTCCGCCGGCTACACCTCACCACCCATGACCAGCTGCACTTTTATGCCCATCTGGGCTACCAGCTGGGTGAGCCAGTGCAGGGCCTGGTCTTCACCAGCCGGCGACTGCCTGCCACCCTGCTCAATGCCTTCCCCAGGGCCCCCTTTCCCCGGTCACCCTGCAAGGTCACCCCTAGCCTGACTGCCCAAGCTGCCCCAAGAGTCCCCAAGGGGTCATCATCActgccaccccctcccctgcctgaACCCCTGACCAGCTTACCCCCACCTCCAGCAGGGCCCCCTCCACAAAGCCTCCTGGAGACACAATACCAAGACCTGAGAGGACGCCCCATATTTTGGATGGAGAAAGACATCTGA
- the HYAL3 gene encoding hyaluronidase-3 — protein MTMQLGLALVLGVALCLGCGQSLLRAPARPFSVLWNVPSAHCKNRFGVPLPLEALGISANRGQHFHGQNVTIFYKNQLGFYPYLGPRGTAHNGGIPQAVPLGRHLARAAHQIRRSLWPGFAGLAVLDWEEWCPLWAGNWGRRQVYRAASWAWAQWVFPNLDPQEQLHKARVGFEQAARALMEDTLWLGRALQPQGLWGFYRFPACGNGWRGTASKYTGHCHAAAVARNTQLRWLWAASSALFPSIYLPPRLPPAHYQAFVRYRLEEAFRVAVAGHPHPLPVLAYARLTHRSSGRFLSQDELVQTIGVSAALGAAGVVLWGDLSFSSSEEECWHLHDYLLGTLGPYVINVTRAAVACSNQRCHGHGRCAWQNPGQLEVFLHLQPDGSPGAWESFSCRCYHGWAGPTCQEPRPELGPEEAP, from the exons aTGACCATGCAGCTAGGCCTGGCCCTGGTGCTAGGGGTGGCCCTGTGCTTGGGGTGTGGCCAATCCCTGCTGCGGGCCCCTGCACGCCCCTTCTCGGTGCTGTGGAACGTCCCTTCAGCACACTGTAAGAACCGCTTTGGCGTGCCCCTGCCACTCGAGGCCCTGGGCATCTCAGCCAACCGTGGCCAGCATTTCCACGGCCAGAATGTCACCATCTTCTACAAGAACCAGCTTGGCTTCTACCCCTACCTTGGGCCAAGGGGCACAGCTCACAATGGGGGCATCCCACAGGCTGTGCCTCTGGGCCGCCACCTGGCGCGGGCTGCTCATCAGATCCGCCGCAGCCTGTGGCCGGGCTTCGCTGGCCTGGCAGTCCTGGACTGGGAGGAGTGGTGTCCACTCTGGGCTGGGAACTGGGGCCGCCGCCAAGTCTATcgggctgcctcctgggcttggGCACAATGGGTATTCCCCAACCTGGATCCCCAGGAGCAGCTCCACAAGGCCCGTGTTGGCTTCGAACAGGCAGCCCGTGCACTGATGGAGGACACGTTGTGGCTTGGCCGGGCACTGCAGCCCCAGGGGCTCTGGGGCTTCTATCGCTTCCCAGCCTGTGGCAATGGCTGGCGTGGTACGGCTTCCAAGTACACAGGCCACTGCCATGCTGCTGCCGTGGCCCGCAACACCCAACTGCGTTGGCTCTGGGCCGCCTCCAGCGCCCTCTTCCCCAGCATATACCTCCCACCCAGGCTACCACCTGCTCACTACCAGGCATTTGTCCGATACCGCCTGGAGGAGGCCTTCCGTGTGGCCGTTGCTGGGcacccacatcccctgcctgtCCTGGCCTATGCCCGCCTCACACACCGGAGCTCTGGGAGGTTCCTGTCCCAG GATGAACTTGTGCAGACCATTGGTGTGAGCGCGGCACTGGGGGCAGCCGGCGTGGTGCTCTGGGGGGACCTGAGCTTCTCCAGTTCTGAG GAGGAGTGCTGGCATCTCCATGACTACCTACTGGGCACCCTGGGTCCCTATGTGATCAACGTGACCAGGGCAGCCGTGGCCTGCAGTAACCAGCGGTGCCACGGCCATGGCCGTTGTGCTTGGCAAAACCCAGGACAACTAGAAGTCTTTCTGCATCTGCAGCCAGATGGCAGCCCTGGAGCTTGGGAGTCCTTCAGCTGCCGATGTTACCACGGCTGGGCTGGCCCTACCTGCCAGGAGCCCAGGCCTGAGCTTGGGCCTGAAGAAGCACCATAA